A single window of Sparus aurata chromosome 22, fSpaAur1.1, whole genome shotgun sequence DNA harbors:
- the dtl gene encoding denticleless protein homolog isoform X1 yields the protein MLFRSIVDRGVGRRRQNALPADPWLRYPLTSLLEGYQCVRHDEHISYGNLGDSVPPFGLAFSSAGEPRNVLAAANEEGIVRIYDTESRERPLLKEWLAHENAVFDLAWVPGEPQIVTAAGDQMARLWDVKSGELLGSFKGHLCSLKSVAFTPQEKAVFCTGARDGNIMVWDTRCSKKDGFYRQVKQISGAHNKAEANPLTKTKKRRGSARGMAPCVDSQQSVTVVLFRDQHTLISSGAVDGVIKMWDLRKNYTAHRQDPIPMQTYLYPGSCMRSRLGYSGLVLDSARSNVFCNCTDDNIYMFNLSGTKTTPVEVFSGHQNSSFYVKSTISPDDQFLASGSSDNHSYIWKISDPKHPPTMLQGHSEEVTSVAWCPTDFTKIASCSDDHTVRIWRLRREMDGAQASVGQANLVGWARSKSPLRPPSRAETTPAKTQRTDSLASLASPQLAACAPSGAALPLPSSTTSPKPSQDAKAAAARQRTPTSIKEWLSPSRRSPSQVGLPLRRVLSPCPQSPAGSTSPTEWRAKRRLETADNVSPSCEGVEELDCVNVLYPAAKRSRALSGIFCPAQDSRVQTGCHTEDKQASSRHTGKENCSPRAADWLSVMSQKMRNGQGSPSAPKSPSGSKKQEGKTPASPQTIRSPHAMKKISTYFSRRPLE from the exons CCCTCCCTGCAGATCCCTGGCTCAGGTACCCTCTGACGTCTCTGCTGGAGGGCTACCAGTGTGTCCGACATGACGAGCACATCTCCTACGGCAACCTGGGTGACTCTGTGCCTCCGTTTGGACTGGCTTTCTCCTCTG CCGGGGAGCCGCGGAACGTCCTTGCAGCGGCTAACGAAGAAGGCATTGTTCGGATCTACGACACAGAGAGCCGAGAGAGGCCACTTCTTAAAG AGTGGCTGGCTCATGAGAACGCTGTCTTTGACTTAGCCTGGGTACCAGGGGAGCCCCAGATA GTGACTGCTGCTGGGGATCAGATGGCCAGGCTGTGGGATGTGAAGTCAGGGGAGCTTTTAGGCAGCTTCAAGGGCCACCTCTGCAGCCTCAAGTCCGTCGCGTTCACACCGCAAGAGAAAG CTGTGTTCTGTACCGGTGCCAGAGATGGAAACATTATGGTCTGGGACACCAGGTGCAGCAAAAAAG ACGGTTTCTACAGACAGGTGAAGCAGATCAGCGGCGCTCACAACAAGGCGGAGGCGAACCCCCTCACCAAGACGAAGAAGAGGCGGGGCAGCGCACGAGGCATGGCTCCCTGCGTG GACTCCCAGCAGAGCGTCACGGTGGTTTTGTTTCGGGATCAGCACACCCTCATCTCCTCTGGGGCTGTCGATGG TGTGATCAAGATGTGGGACCTCAGAAAGAACTACACAGCACACCGTCAAGATCCCATTCCTATGCAGACGTACCTGTACCCGGGGTCATGCATGCGCAGTCGGCTGG GTTACTCCGGTCTTGTTCTGGACTCCGCGAGATCCAACGTTTTCTGTAACTGCACCGACGATAATATCTACATGTTCAACCTCAGCGGAACCAAAACGACTCCAG TTGAAGTTTTCAGTGGCCACCAGAACTCCTCGTTTTATGTGAAGTCCACCATTAGCCCAGACGACCAGTTCTTGGCCAGCGGTTCCAGTGACAATCACTCGTACATCTGGAAG ATCTCTGATCCGAAACATCCTCCCACGATGCTCCAAGGCCACAGCGAGGAGGTGACGTCCGTCGCCTGGTGCCCGACAGATTTCACTAAG ATTGCTTCCTGTTCTGATGACCACACTGTGCGGATCTGGAGGCTTCGTCGGGAAATGGATGGAGCGCAGGCTTCAGTGGGACAGGCCAACCTTGTGGGCTGGGCACGCTCGAAGTCTCCCTTAA GGCCTCCGAGCAGAGCCGAAACAACCCCTGCCAAGACCCAGCGGACAGACAGTCTTGCCAGCCTTGCGTCACCACAGCTTGCAGCCTGCGCTCCCAGTGGCGCCGCCTTGCCTCTGCCCTCCAGCACCACGTCACCCAAACCTTCTCAGGACGCTAAGGCTGCTGCCGCTCGCCAGAGAACACCAACTTCTATCAAAGAGTGGTTATCTCCGAGCCGCAGATCTCCCAGTCAGGTAGGCCTTCCGCTCCGTCGGGTGCTGAGCCCTTGTCCCCAGAGCCCGGCGGGCAGCACCTCTCCCACGGAATGGCGTGCCAAACGCAGGCTGGAGACTGCCGACAATGTGTCCCCGAGCTGTGAGGGTGTAGAAGAGTTGGACTGTGTTAATGTGCTCTACCCTGCAGCTAAGAGAAGCCGAGCCCTGTCTGGAATCTTCTGCCCTGCTCAGGACAGCCGGGTACAAACAGGTTGCCACACGGAGGACAAGCAAGCCTCATCGAGGCATACCGGCAAGGAGAACTGTTCCCCCAGAGCAGCTGACTGGCTTTCGGTGATGAGCCAAAAGATGAGGAATGGTCAAGGAAGTCCGAGCGCACCCAAAAGCCCCAGTGGCTCGAAGAAACAAGAGGGCAAGACACCAGCTTCACCG CAGACCATCCGCTCACCACATGCCATGAAGAAAATATCCACATATTTCTCCAGAAGGCCTCTGGAGTGA
- the dtl gene encoding denticleless protein homolog isoform X2 — translation MLFRSIVDRGVGRRRQNALPADPWLRYPLTSLLEGYQCVRHDEHISYGNLGDSVPPFGLAFSSAGEPRNVLAAANEEGIVRIYDTESRERPLLKEWLAHENAVFDLAWVPGEPQIVTAAGDQMARLWDVKSGELLGSFKGHLCSLKSVAFTPQEKAVFCTGARDGNIMVWDTRCSKKDGFYRQVKQISGAHNKAEANPLTKTKKRRGSARGMAPCVDSQQSVTVVLFRDQHTLISSGAVDGVIKMWDLRKNYTAHRQDPIPMQTYLYPGSCMRSRLGYSGLVLDSARSNVFCNCTDDNIYMFNLSGTKTTPVEVFSGHQNSSFYVKSTISPDDQFLASGSSDNHSYIWKISDPKHPPTMLQGHSEEVTSVAWCPTDFTKIASCSDDHTVRIWRLRREMDGAQASVGQANLVGWARSKSPLRPPSRAETTPAKTQRTDSLASLASPQLAACAPSGAALPLPSSTTSPKPSQDAKAAAARQRTPTSIKEWLSPSRRSPSQVGLPLRRVLSPCPQSPAGSTSPTEWRAKRRLETADNVSPSCEGVEELDCVNVLYPAAKRSRALSGIFCPAQDSRVQTGCHTEDKQASSRHTGKENCSPRAADWLSVMSQKMRNGQGSPSAPKSPSGSKKQEGKTPASPTIRSPHAMKKISTYFSRRPLE, via the exons CCCTCCCTGCAGATCCCTGGCTCAGGTACCCTCTGACGTCTCTGCTGGAGGGCTACCAGTGTGTCCGACATGACGAGCACATCTCCTACGGCAACCTGGGTGACTCTGTGCCTCCGTTTGGACTGGCTTTCTCCTCTG CCGGGGAGCCGCGGAACGTCCTTGCAGCGGCTAACGAAGAAGGCATTGTTCGGATCTACGACACAGAGAGCCGAGAGAGGCCACTTCTTAAAG AGTGGCTGGCTCATGAGAACGCTGTCTTTGACTTAGCCTGGGTACCAGGGGAGCCCCAGATA GTGACTGCTGCTGGGGATCAGATGGCCAGGCTGTGGGATGTGAAGTCAGGGGAGCTTTTAGGCAGCTTCAAGGGCCACCTCTGCAGCCTCAAGTCCGTCGCGTTCACACCGCAAGAGAAAG CTGTGTTCTGTACCGGTGCCAGAGATGGAAACATTATGGTCTGGGACACCAGGTGCAGCAAAAAAG ACGGTTTCTACAGACAGGTGAAGCAGATCAGCGGCGCTCACAACAAGGCGGAGGCGAACCCCCTCACCAAGACGAAGAAGAGGCGGGGCAGCGCACGAGGCATGGCTCCCTGCGTG GACTCCCAGCAGAGCGTCACGGTGGTTTTGTTTCGGGATCAGCACACCCTCATCTCCTCTGGGGCTGTCGATGG TGTGATCAAGATGTGGGACCTCAGAAAGAACTACACAGCACACCGTCAAGATCCCATTCCTATGCAGACGTACCTGTACCCGGGGTCATGCATGCGCAGTCGGCTGG GTTACTCCGGTCTTGTTCTGGACTCCGCGAGATCCAACGTTTTCTGTAACTGCACCGACGATAATATCTACATGTTCAACCTCAGCGGAACCAAAACGACTCCAG TTGAAGTTTTCAGTGGCCACCAGAACTCCTCGTTTTATGTGAAGTCCACCATTAGCCCAGACGACCAGTTCTTGGCCAGCGGTTCCAGTGACAATCACTCGTACATCTGGAAG ATCTCTGATCCGAAACATCCTCCCACGATGCTCCAAGGCCACAGCGAGGAGGTGACGTCCGTCGCCTGGTGCCCGACAGATTTCACTAAG ATTGCTTCCTGTTCTGATGACCACACTGTGCGGATCTGGAGGCTTCGTCGGGAAATGGATGGAGCGCAGGCTTCAGTGGGACAGGCCAACCTTGTGGGCTGGGCACGCTCGAAGTCTCCCTTAA GGCCTCCGAGCAGAGCCGAAACAACCCCTGCCAAGACCCAGCGGACAGACAGTCTTGCCAGCCTTGCGTCACCACAGCTTGCAGCCTGCGCTCCCAGTGGCGCCGCCTTGCCTCTGCCCTCCAGCACCACGTCACCCAAACCTTCTCAGGACGCTAAGGCTGCTGCCGCTCGCCAGAGAACACCAACTTCTATCAAAGAGTGGTTATCTCCGAGCCGCAGATCTCCCAGTCAGGTAGGCCTTCCGCTCCGTCGGGTGCTGAGCCCTTGTCCCCAGAGCCCGGCGGGCAGCACCTCTCCCACGGAATGGCGTGCCAAACGCAGGCTGGAGACTGCCGACAATGTGTCCCCGAGCTGTGAGGGTGTAGAAGAGTTGGACTGTGTTAATGTGCTCTACCCTGCAGCTAAGAGAAGCCGAGCCCTGTCTGGAATCTTCTGCCCTGCTCAGGACAGCCGGGTACAAACAGGTTGCCACACGGAGGACAAGCAAGCCTCATCGAGGCATACCGGCAAGGAGAACTGTTCCCCCAGAGCAGCTGACTGGCTTTCGGTGATGAGCCAAAAGATGAGGAATGGTCAAGGAAGTCCGAGCGCACCCAAAAGCCCCAGTGGCTCGAAGAAACAAGAGGGCAAGACACCAGCTTCACCG ACCATCCGCTCACCACATGCCATGAAGAAAATATCCACATATTTCTCCAGAAGGCCTCTGGAGTGA